ATGCTCCTTCAACATCGGAGTTGGAAAAAGATGGGTCTTCCCAGGTTTGAGGAAGTAAGCCATAGTTCCAATGTATATTATAGCTGCAGAGTATGCAAAACATATGCTTCATCTTGGGAGTAGGGCTAATTATAAAAGGTGGGGAATGGGTGTTGAAGCTCCTATATAGATTTACGGAAATATATAAATAGCAACTGGTGAAGAAGACAGACCATAGGACATTTGAATGCGAATGATCCACTAATAAAGGTAAAAGTACTACAAAAGGTCTTAGTGGGATGAGGACAAGAggtttatattaaaattaagctAAGCTCTTAAATTTatgaggaaaataaaaaaaagaaacaaagaagagAGNNNNNNNNNNNNNNNNNNNNNNNNNNNNNNNNNNNNAGGTATTTCCATGGTCTGTGCCAGCTGATTGGACCAATTTTAAACAACAGAATTTTGATTATTTAGGTCTAGGATACCAGCACCAAATTGTGCAGTAACTGAAACAGAAAGACCACTCCAAATTTGAATCTTACGGGTAATATCGAAGCTTTCCCTTTTTGGTATCCTGCTTTATGGGAGTATATAGCTCATCAGTTGCGACCTCCATCTTTGCATTAGATTCTTTTGGTATTTCAACAATATAACTGAAGACACCATCACCTAATCGCAATGGAATATCATGCCAAGGAGAAACCTGCATATTTTTCACTAAATCATTTCAGTGGGTACAAGGATACAACTCATTCTTACAACATTCTTCTTTCCATATCTAGTCATACAAGATGTTTCACATTTCCTAATTCCTATCAGTTCAATGTCATGTGTGCTTGATTTCTTTATTACACAGAGAAAAGTTGGAAAGGAAAATGCCAAGAAGAAGCACATATGAATGGCATTAATCTCAACTAGCTTCTGAAATCTGAAGTTCATCAATATCAGTTGTCACTATCCCACAACAAGCTCCTTAATAAAGNNNNNNNNNNNNNNNNNNNNNNNNNNNNNNNNNNNNNNNNNNNNNNNNNNNNNNNNNNNNNNNNNNNNNNNNNNNNNNNNNNNNNNNNNNNNNNNNNNNNNNNNNCAAAAATAGTAGTCCAATTTACTTTACAAAACCTtttcccttctctctcttttcctccaaaatgaaaCTCACAACACACTCTTATAGTACATGTACTCCCACACAATGTGCATACAAAACCGAATAAGTAATCAATTGGAGCTTGCAACATACTAGACAGCAAAAtctaaagcaaaagaaaagtaggaactcagaatttggAAGAAAGTCAATAGGATAGTTCATGCAACTCCATGACCATATCACAGGCGAGCTTTATCATCTCCGGCATTTCCGGCATTCAATAGCTATGAAATTATGTTAGTATACTCTGTTCCTTTACTTACTGTCATTCGGTTGATTACAATAATGGACTAATCACTAAATGAAAAACCATTACACTTCAACTCTATGCTCATCTTAATTTTGATCAGTCAAAAGTCAAAACACAGAAGCTAGATCCACATGCCAACAAAATTCTCATAAAGGAAAAAGGGTTTCCACTGCTTTTCTCCTACGGTTTCAACTGATCAAAGAATGTTCGATGAAATGCAAAAATGAGTCACGGATGAAAGTAAGATGTTAAGGCACAGGATCACATTTCTCTAGTTTCAACCATAACCGAAAATTACAATACTGCAATAACAACAGATATAGAACAAAATAATCGAATTGTGGAACAACGTTAAAAGGAATGGGAAAAGAACCTTCTTGCCAGATTTGTTAAGGAAGAAAACCCTATAATCGAGGGTCTGAGGTTGGCCTTCCTCCTTGACGAGAACGTCGGGGTTGTAGATGGCGCTGCAGGTGTAAGATTTCTTAGAAGTGGAACGACAAAGGTTGAGGGCATTCTGAGCAAGAAGCTTGTGCCTCACCAGTAATGGGCTTTTGGTTATCAAACTGGAGCTGCAGCTGGTGGCAGCCATGGCTATAGCTCTGGTAGTGACGGCTGCTGCCATAGATAAACTCAGTTCCGATCAGTGTGAGACTCGTACTTCGCCTgattcatttaaaaataaaaagtaaaataaaataaaaaaactaaagtgATGTTAATTTTAGgacaatttaatataataaataggcCAATGCTACCATGCTGAagtgaaaaaattttaacatgtaTTGAAATGAGGTGATACCTCTTATGAAGGACGCGTGGTCGTGTTGATATGATAGAAGGAGACACAGACTGACTGGCATTAATAGGACGCAGAAATTTGTCCAGTGTTATGAGGCAATTAGATAAAAAACTATGTTTAAATTAACTACTTAATCATTCTCTTAATTTTGGAAAGAGTTGGGTTGGTATTTATTTATGCAGTTGGGCTTTTTTTGCTAAATCCATGAATTGGACTGATATTGTATGGGAATGATCCAAATTAACCCATagtcatatatataataaataacttAGCtgttcgaaaaaaaaaaaaaaaaaaaagagaaaaagttaGCTCATAAATTGTAGAGGGAAAAAACGACTTAGTTGATAAATTATTGTTTAATAATCAGTGGTTGCATTacattgaaataaattaaataatttattcttcAAAATATTAATCTGTTAACAATGATTTATTTCAGTTAACCAAATAGTAACATTGTCAGTCATTTAATCAAATAGggactaatttattttatttttaaatcacaaaatcatttttttttacagtattaaattttaaataatttaatttatagtcaatatttttaatataatcttaatattcaccaatttaataaaggaaaatttttttgataatcAAATACACATGACTAACAATATTAGCATATTACATGCTATCCCGTCCCAGCAAGCAATGGAAACATAGGCTGTAGGTCTAGCATATGGATTTTGTTATGATGTGGGATGGGCTTTTTGGTTCGATTTTTCGGTAGTTAAAATTATGAGTTAAAGTTTTTGGGAGTTGGATAGAGAAGAAAAGTTTTGGTAAAAAAgcccaataattataaaagtagaaaacaaaaatacaatGGTAGTTGCTAGTAATTGgttaatttagaaagaaaaatatataagcAAACTcgaaaaagtaaaataaaaaagaaaatatgtaacaaaaaaaacttaGTCAGAAAAATTatgattagaatttagaatattGTTCAGAGTCAGTGTAATt
The genomic region above belongs to Arachis duranensis cultivar V14167 chromosome 3, aradu.V14167.gnm2.J7QH, whole genome shotgun sequence and contains:
- the LOC107480536 gene encoding soluble inorganic pyrophosphatase 6, chloroplastic, coding for MAAAVTTRAIAMAATSCSSSLITKSPLLVRHKLLAQNALNLCRSTSKKSYTCSAIYNPDVLVKEEGQPQTLDYRVFFLNKSGKKVSPWHDIPLRLGDGVFSYIVEIPKESNAKMEVATDELYTPIKQDTKKGKLRYYPYNIHWNYGLLPQTWEDPSFSNSDVEGAFGDNDPVDVVEIGEQRRQIGEVLKVKPLAALAMIDEGELDWKIVAISLDDPKASLVNDVDDVEKHFPGTLTAIRDWFRDYKIPDGKPANKFGLGNKAANKDYALKVIEETNESWTKLIKRSIPAGELSLV